The stretch of DNA TGCCAAGGCCCGGCAGGGCGATGCGCCACATCTGCGGCAGGATGATCCGCGACAGAATGCGGCCCTTGGACAGGCCCAGCGCCAGGCCAGCCTCGCGGTGGCCCTTGGGGATCGCCAGGATCGCGCCGCGGAATACCTCGGTGGCATAGGCGCCGAAGCACAGGCCCAGGGCGATGACGCCAGCCGCGAAGGCGCTGAGTTCCAGGCCCGGCATGTTCAGGGCTTCGCCGAGGCTGTTCATCAGGCCGACGGTGCCGAAGTAGATAAGCAGGACCCAGAGCAACTCGGGCACGCCGCGCACCAGGGTCGAGTAGAAGCCGCCAAGCCATTGCAGCGGCTTGATCGAGGAAGTCTTGGCCAGGGCGCCGAGCAGGCCCAGGACCAGCCCCAGCAGCAGGGCGCAGAGCGCCAGTTTTACGGTCATCAGGGTGCCGGCCATCATGGCCGGACCGAATCCGTGCAGGTCGATATTCATGGGCAACTGTGTTCAAGGGACAGGCACCGCGTCAGCGGCGATGCCTGTCGGGGCGAATCAATAGATGCTGAACGGGAAGTACTTGTCGTTGATCTTCTTGTAGGTGCCGTCGGCGACCAATTTCCTTCAGCGCGGCATTGAGCTTGTTACGCAGCTCGTTGTCGCCCTTGCGTACGGCAATGCCGACCTTGTCGCTGTCGTTGACCGGCTCGCCCTTGAACTCGTAGTTCTTGCCGGCGTCGGACTTCAGCCAGTCGTAGTTGGCGTACTTGTCGGCGAGAATCGCGTCGACGCGGGCCGGCGGTGAGGTCGAGGTAGGGCGTTTTCCTGGCCGTCGTACAGGTTGACCTTGAACTTGCCGTCCATGCCGCCGTGATCGTCGAGCCAGGTCGCGGCCTGGGTGGCGCGCTGGGTGCCGATGGTCTTGCCTTCGAGCGACTTGTCGTCAGTCTTGAAATCGACGTTCTTCGGCGCGATGAACTGCTGCTTGTTGGAATAGTACGGGTCGGTGAAGTCAACGGCCTGCTTGCGCTCGTCGGTGATCGACAGCGACGAGACGATGAAGTCGAACTTCTTGGCGTTCAGGGCCGGGATGATGCCGTCCCAGTCGGAGGTGACCACTTCGCACTCGACCTTCATCTTGGCGCACAGGGGTCGCCGATGTCCTTGTCGAAGCCGACGACCTGGCCGCTGGCATCCTTGTTGTTGAACGGTGGGTAGGCGGCTTCGATACCCATGCGCAGTTTTTTCTGCGGCCATGGCGTTTGCCGACATCACCAGCGTGGCAGCAGCTGCCAGGAGGAACTTCTTGTAAGTGTGCATGTATTGCTCCGTTAGCGGTGGCTGGACATGAATTGCTTGCAACGCGCCGAGGTCGGGTTCTCGAAGACCTGCTGCCGGCGATCCTTGCTCTTCAACCAGGCCCTGGTGCAGGAAAACCACTTCACTGGACACCTGGCGGGCCAAAGTTCATCTCGTGCGTCACCAGCAGCATGGTACGGCCTTCTTCGGCCAGTGCGCGGATAACGTTAAGCACTTCCTGGACCATTTCCGGATCGAGCGCCGAGGTCGGCTCGTCGAACAGGATGACCTTGGGCCTCATGGCCAGGGTACGGGCGATGGCAGCACGCTGTTGCTGGCCACCGGAAAGCTGGGCGGGGTAGCTGTGGCGCTTGTCGTAGATGCCGACCTTGTTCAGCAGTGCCGTCGGCGGCTTCGATGGCCTCGGCTTGCTCTGGCCGAGCACGCGGCGTGGCGCCTCGATGATGTTGTCGAGGATCGACATGTGCGGCCACAGGTTGAAATTCTGGAAGACGAAGCCGATCTCGCTGCGCAGGCGGTTTGATCTGGCGGTTGTCGGCAGCGATCAGGTCGCCGTTCTTGGCGGCCTTGAGCTTCAGGCTTTCGCCGGCAACGAGGATTTCGCCCTGGTGCGGGGTTTTCCAGCAGGTTGATGCAGCGCAGCAGGGTGGACTTGCCGGAACCGGACGACCCCAGGATGGAGATCACGTCACCGTCGCGAGCGGTCAGCGAAATGCCCTTGAGAATTTCCTGCTCGCCGTAGCGTTTGTGCAAGTTGCGGATTTCCAGCGCGGGCGTGGCCTGGGCCATGTGCGGTCCTCATGTATTCGGGTGCGTTCCCAGCTGTTGGCGGCCTTCCTGGCGAGCGCCACGCTAGCATAGCGGCAATAGACGGCCAACAGGGTCGCAGGGGGCTCAAGGCATTGCCGGGGCTGTTTGTCGCATCGTTGCAGTGCAACGTCGCGCAGATGTCCGCAAAGGGTATCGCCCAGCGCCATGGCCTTGATGGAAAAAGGCGCGATGTTGCCAGCTTTGGCCGGTACTTGAAAGCTGTTTTAGACCATTCGCGGGTCTGGCCCGCTGCTGCGGGTGCGACTTCGGTCCGTTGAATCGGGGATGAAGGGTTGCGCCTTTGGGTTGCACTTTTGCGCCTTGCACTGGTGCAAAGGTGTTACCGGGGAGCACCTTTGGTGCGTTTGTAAGTGGGTATTTCCGTAATCCGGATTTGGCATGGGGATTTGGCGGCCTTTCGGTCACAGGTTGGCCGAATGGCCTGCAACCCGCGCCGTTTAACGGTTGCGCAATCAATCTGACGAATGCATTCAGCAGGTGGCAAGCTTATTGCCAGTAGGAAACCGCCGATTGCAGCGACGCCTAGGTCAACCCCAGGTGCGCTCTGTTCCCGCAGTCGGAGTGGTCCACTCCTTACAAAGGTAGTTTTAATGAGCGGTAACAATTCCAATGACCTCGCTCAGGGGCTCAAACAACGGCATGTCACCATGCTGTCCATTGCTGGCGTCATCGGCGCCGGTCTGTTCGTGGGTTCCGGCCATGCCATCGCAGCCGCCGGCCCGGCCGTGCTGCTGGCCTACGCCGCCGCCGGTACCCTTGTGGTGCTGGTGATGCGCATGCTCGGTGAAATGGCGATCGCCTCGCCGGATACGGGTTCGTTCTCTACCTATGCCGACCGCGCCATTGGCCGCTGGGCCGGTTTCACCATTGGTTGGTTGTACTGGTGGTTCTGGGTGCTGGTCATCCCGCTGGAGGCCAACGCCGCTGCGGCCATCCTCCACGCCTGGTTCCCGTCTGTGGACCTGTGGGCCTTCTCCCTGCTTATCACCCTGGCGCTGACCCTGACCAACCTGTGCAGCGTCAAGAACTACGGTGAGTTCGAGTTCTGGTTCGCCCTGCTCAAGGTGCTGGCGATCATCGGCTTTATTGTCGTCGGCTGTATCGCCATGTTCGGCTTCGTGCCAAGCAGCCAGGTGAGCGGCGCTTCGCACCTGTTCGACACCCAGGGCTTCATGCCCAATGGCCTTGGCGCAGTGCTGGCGGCCATGCTGACTACCATGTTCTCGTTCATGGGTACTGAAATCGTCACCATCGCCGCTGCCGAATCGAAAGACCCGGGCAAGCAGATCAGCCGAGCCACCAACTCGGTGATCTGGCGTATCTGCCTGTTCTACCTGGTGTCGATCTTCCTGGTGGTGGCCCTGGTGCCTTGGAACGACCCGGCGCTGGCCGAAGTGGGCTCCTACCAGACCGTGCTGAGCCGCATCGGTGTGCCGAACGCCAAGCTGATCGTCGACATCGTCGTCCTGGTGGCCGTGACCAGCTGCCTGAACTCGGCGCTGTACACCTCTTCGCGCATGCTGTTCTCGCTGAGCAAGCGTGGCGACGCCCCGGCCATCGCCCAGCGCACCACCAAGGCGGCGACGCCGCATGTGGCTGTGCTGCTGTCGACTGCTGCCGCGTTCCTCTGCGTGTTCGCCAACTATGTGGCCCCGGCCCAGGTGTTCGAGTTCCTGCTGGCCAGCTCTGGCGCCATCGCGTTGCTGGTGTACCTGGTGATTGCCATTTCGCAGCTGCGCATGCGCAGCCAGCGTGAAGCGCGTGGCGAGAAGATCGCCTTCAAGATGTGGCTGTTCCCGGGCCTGACCTGGGCGACCATCGCCTTCATCGTCGCCGTGCTGGTGGTAATGGCGCTGCGTGAAGAT from Pseudomonas putida encodes:
- a CDS encoding ABC transporter permease, yielding MNIDLHGFGPAMMAGTLMTVKLALCALLLGLVLGLLGALAKTSSIKPLQWLGGFYSTLVRGVPELLWVLLIYFGTVGLMNSLGEALNMPGLELSAFAAGVIALGLCFGAYATEVFRGAILAIPKGHREAGLALGLSKGRILSRIILPQMWRIALPGLGNLFMILMKDTALVSVIGLEEIMRHAQIGVTVTKEPFTFYMVAACIYLSLTVIAMTGMHFMEKRAARGFARAE
- the gabP gene encoding GABA permease, translated to MSGNNSNDLAQGLKQRHVTMLSIAGVIGAGLFVGSGHAIAAAGPAVLLAYAAAGTLVVLVMRMLGEMAIASPDTGSFSTYADRAIGRWAGFTIGWLYWWFWVLVIPLEANAAAAILHAWFPSVDLWAFSLLITLALTLTNLCSVKNYGEFEFWFALLKVLAIIGFIVVGCIAMFGFVPSSQVSGASHLFDTQGFMPNGLGAVLAAMLTTMFSFMGTEIVTIAAAESKDPGKQISRATNSVIWRICLFYLVSIFLVVALVPWNDPALAEVGSYQTVLSRIGVPNAKLIVDIVVLVAVTSCLNSALYTSSRMLFSLSKRGDAPAIAQRTTKAATPHVAVLLSTAAAFLCVFANYVAPAQVFEFLLASSGAIALLVYLVIAISQLRMRSQREARGEKIAFKMWLFPGLTWATIAFIVAVLVVMALREDHRAEIIATALLSIGVVAAGLLVHRKREAAGRVALDN